From one Lotus japonicus ecotype B-129 chromosome 3, LjGifu_v1.2 genomic stretch:
- the LOC130748070 gene encoding eukaryotic initiation factor 4A-10-like, translating into MAGLAPEGSQFDAKQYDSKMTELLATDGQEFFTSYDEVYDTFDSMGLHENLLRGIYAYGFERPSAIQQRGIVPFCKGLDVIQQAQSGTGKTATFCSGILQQLNYELVQCQALVLAPTRELAQQIEKVMRALGDYLGVKVHACVGGTSVREDQRILQAGVHTVVGTPGRVFDMLRRQSLRPDSIKMFVLDEADEMLSRGFKDQIYDIFQLLPGKIQVGVFSATMPPEALEITRKFMNKPVRILVKRDELTLEGIKQFYVNVEKEEWKLETLCDLYETLAITQSVIFVNTRRKVDWLTDKMRSNDHTVSATHGDMDQNTRDIIMREFRSGSSRVLITTDLLARGIDVQQVSLVINYDLPTQPENYLHRIGRSGRFGRKGVAINFVTLDDSRMLSDIQKFYNVTVEELPSNVADLL; encoded by the exons ATGGCAGGTTTAGCTCCAGAAGGCTCACAGTTTGATGCGAAGCAATATGATTCCAAGATGACTGAATT GCTTGCTACTGATGGACAAGAATTCTTCACCTCATATGATGAAGTCTATGATACTTTTGATTCAATGGGATTGCATGAAAATCTCCTGAGAGGCATATATGCTTATG GTTTTGAGAGACCTTCTGCAATACAGCAGAGGGGAATTGTTCCTTTCTGCAAAGGTCTTGATGTGATTCAGCAGGCTCAGTCTGGAACTGGAAAGACAGCAACATTCTGTTCTGGAATTCTACAACAGCTTAATTATGAATTGGTTCAGTGCCAGGCTTTGGTTTTGGCACCAACAAGGGAGCTAGCACAGCAGATTGAGAAGGTCATGCGAGCTCTCGGTGATTATCTCGGTGTGAAGGTTCATGCTTGTGTTGGTGGGACAAGTGTTCGTGAGGATCAGCGCATCCTCCAAGCTGGAGTCCACACTGTTGTTGGTACTCCTGGGCGTGTGTTTGACATGCTGAGGAGACAGTCTCTTCGCCCAGATAGCATAAAGATGTTTGTTTTGGATGAGGCTGATGAAATGCTTTCCCGTGGTTTCAAGGATCAG ATTTACGACATCTTCCAGCTACTGCCAGGTAAAATTCAGGTTGGAGTGTTCTCTGCTACAATGCCACCAGAAGCCCTGGAGATTACAAGGAAGTTCATGAATAAGCCAGTGAGAATCCTGGTCAAGCGTGATGAATTGACTCTTGAAGGTATCAAGCAGTTTTATGTGAATGTTGAGAAGGAAGAGTGGAAACTCGAGACATTATGCGACCTGTATGAGACTCTTGCTATCACTCAGAGCGTCATTTTTGTGAACACAAGGCGAAAGGTCGACTGGCTCACTGACAAGATGCGAAGCAATGACCATACAGTGTCTGCCACCCACGGAGACATGGACCAGAACACTCGTGATATCATCATGCGTGAGTTTCGCTCTGGCTCTTCTCGAGTCCTGATTACCACTGACCTCTTGGCTCGTGGTATTGATGTGCAGCAAGTTTCTCTGGTCATTAACTATGATCTGCCGACTCAACCTGAAAATTATCTTCATCGTATTGGGCGAAGTGGGCGTTTTGGAAGAAAAGGTGTTGCTATAAATTTTGTGACATTGGATGATTCAAGAATGCTGTCTGATATTCAGAAGTTCTACAATGTGACCGTAGAGGAGTTGCCATCAAATGTTGCTGATCTGCTCTGA